A section of the Luteolibacter flavescens genome encodes:
- a CDS encoding tetratricopeptide repeat protein has protein sequence MKSIATFLCCLVPLAAVNGQEAQAPTKKEVPAFMVEFSNLPKEDREKFEIALAEAQKLFNQKRVFEAIVKAEEASKIFKDRPEIHNILGACQVEFRNFDKAMEHFKEADRLAPNESSIVFNIAELDFVTKNWESAEKNLEKVLTLVSKASGQEDLQVARLVEFKLLLCKLKLDKKAEAVSMSKKYDYLDDSPYPYFADAAIAFSEGREVDAEGEMARAVRIFQNPALLAAWQDTMMEYGYIKGFFGGDVAEPAAAK, from the coding sequence ATGAAATCCATCGCGACTTTCCTTTGCTGCCTCGTCCCGCTTGCCGCCGTGAATGGTCAAGAGGCCCAGGCACCCACGAAAAAAGAGGTCCCAGCCTTCATGGTAGAATTCTCCAATCTTCCGAAAGAGGATCGCGAGAAATTCGAGATCGCTCTGGCCGAAGCCCAGAAGCTTTTCAACCAGAAGCGGGTTTTCGAAGCCATCGTGAAGGCAGAAGAGGCGTCCAAGATCTTCAAGGACCGGCCGGAAATCCATAACATCCTGGGTGCCTGCCAGGTCGAGTTCCGCAACTTCGACAAGGCGATGGAGCACTTCAAGGAGGCGGACAGGCTCGCTCCGAACGAATCCAGCATCGTCTTCAACATTGCCGAGCTGGACTTCGTCACCAAGAACTGGGAATCCGCCGAAAAGAATCTGGAGAAGGTGCTGACCCTCGTTTCGAAGGCTTCCGGTCAGGAGGACCTGCAAGTCGCCCGCTTGGTCGAGTTCAAGCTCCTGCTTTGCAAGCTGAAGCTCGACAAGAAGGCCGAGGCGGTCTCGATGTCGAAGAAATACGATTACCTCGATGATTCCCCATATCCGTATTTCGCAGACGCGGCGATTGCCTTCTCCGAGGGCCGGGAAGTGGACGCCGAGGGCGAAATGGCCCGTGCCGTGCGCATCTTCCAGAACCCCGCCCTGCTCGCCGCATGGCAGGACACGATGATGGAATACGGCTACATCAAGGGCTTCTTCGGCGGCGACGTCGCCGAGCCGGCTGCCGCAAAGTAA
- the nadD gene encoding nicotinate (nicotinamide) nucleotide adenylyltransferase: MSTPRRIALFGGTFDPIHQGHVEIALRAKELLDLDQVRFFPCHTSPHKLGLTSAPAGDRLEMARLATRDLPWAVVDDFDLSRPPPSYSYETAEEMTRRFPDARLFWLMGADQWRALPRWKEPERLAGLVEFIVFARDGEPAPHPGWTMHFLTGTHPASATAIREAAADGREELPWLDAEVARYIRERGLYAR, encoded by the coding sequence ATGAGCACGCCGCGCCGCATCGCGCTTTTCGGCGGCACCTTCGACCCGATCCATCAGGGGCATGTCGAGATCGCCTTGCGGGCAAAGGAACTGCTGGATCTGGATCAGGTCCGCTTTTTCCCCTGCCATACCTCCCCGCACAAGCTGGGCTTGACCAGCGCGCCCGCGGGAGACCGGCTGGAAATGGCCCGCCTCGCAACCCGCGACCTGCCGTGGGCCGTGGTCGATGACTTCGACCTGAGCCGTCCCCCGCCCTCCTACTCGTATGAGACCGCGGAGGAAATGACCCGCCGCTTCCCCGATGCCCGTCTCTTCTGGCTGATGGGGGCAGACCAATGGCGGGCCCTGCCGCGCTGGAAGGAACCGGAGAGACTTGCCGGGCTGGTGGAGTTCATCGTCTTCGCCCGCGATGGCGAGCCGGCCCCTCACCCCGGATGGACGATGCATTTCCTGACCGGAACGCACCCCGCCTCTGCTACGGCGATCCGCGAAGCTGCGGCAGATGGACGAGAAGAGCTGCCATGGCTGGATGCGGAAGTCGCGCGCTACATCAGGGAGCGGGGACTTTACGCCCGCTGA
- a CDS encoding BlaI/MecI/CopY family transcriptional regulator — translation MSNAESLAKRERQVMDILYRRGEATAQEVMEDMPEPPTYSAVRALLATMMEKGLVEYRKDSRRYIYRPAVPEKKAKRSALKQLLSTFFDGKPEKLVAALLDPKDQQLSTEEIERIRTLIDKKD, via the coding sequence ATGAGCAATGCGGAAAGTCTGGCAAAGCGGGAGCGGCAGGTCATGGACATTCTCTATCGCCGCGGTGAAGCCACGGCGCAGGAGGTGATGGAAGACATGCCGGAGCCGCCGACCTACTCGGCCGTGCGGGCGCTGCTGGCCACGATGATGGAGAAGGGCTTGGTCGAGTATCGCAAGGACTCGCGCCGCTACATCTACCGCCCCGCGGTGCCGGAGAAGAAGGCAAAGCGCTCGGCGCTGAAGCAACTGCTCTCCACCTTCTTCGACGGCAAGCCGGAGAAGCTGGTGGCGGCGCTGCTCGATCCGAAGGACCAGCAGCTCAGCACCGAGGAAATCGAGCGGATCCGCACCCTCATCGACAAGAAGGACTGA
- a CDS encoding M56 family metallopeptidase, protein MLPTAIAFSLISAAVVWFAGRRDEARDPRLTLMALGLLAVFPLLFFLPEWRVLPPADGTRSDAPDLISWLPWIWGTGVLLFSTRLFAALVALHRWRKNSERIEVREAGEALVDIRLLEGISGPVAAGIFKPVVFVPAAWREWPQETRDAVLAHEIKHHRRRDPLLRAIGAVACTLHWFNPLVWWMARRLADQCEFACDEEVLADGMGPERYANVLCDLAASTRSPATTLAMAHESGLEARVKRMFSKVPKGSRAALSALLVLTSLTALGLAVIRRADPPPKPAIPVEEIQIRLSADPFPGN, encoded by the coding sequence ATGCTCCCCACCGCCATCGCCTTTTCGCTGATCTCCGCCGCAGTCGTGTGGTTCGCCGGGCGGCGGGATGAGGCGCGTGATCCGCGGCTCACATTGATGGCGCTGGGTCTGCTGGCGGTGTTTCCCCTGCTCTTTTTCCTGCCGGAGTGGCGGGTGCTGCCCCCTGCCGACGGCACCCGGAGCGATGCCCCGGACCTGATCTCATGGCTGCCGTGGATATGGGGCACAGGCGTGCTGCTCTTCTCCACACGATTGTTCGCAGCCCTCGTGGCGCTGCATCGCTGGCGGAAGAACTCGGAGAGAATCGAGGTGCGCGAGGCCGGGGAAGCGCTTGTCGATATCCGGCTGCTGGAAGGCATCTCGGGACCAGTCGCAGCCGGGATTTTCAAGCCCGTCGTCTTCGTCCCCGCGGCGTGGCGCGAGTGGCCACAGGAGACCCGCGACGCGGTGCTCGCGCACGAAATCAAGCATCACCGGCGACGCGATCCCCTACTTCGGGCGATCGGCGCCGTGGCCTGCACACTCCATTGGTTCAATCCGCTGGTGTGGTGGATGGCCCGCCGCCTCGCCGACCAGTGCGAATTTGCCTGCGATGAGGAAGTGCTGGCAGACGGCATGGGGCCGGAGCGTTACGCGAATGTCCTCTGCGATCTCGCGGCCTCCACACGTTCACCTGCCACCACGCTCGCGATGGCTCACGAAAGCGGGCTGGAGGCGCGGGTGAAGCGCATGTTTTCCAAGGTGCCGAAAGGTTCGCGGGCCGCGCTATCGGCCTTGCTGGTGCTCACCAGTCTCACGGCCCTAGGCTTGGCAGTGATCCGACGCGCCGATCCGCCACCGAAGCCCGCGATCCCCGTAGAGGAAATTCAGATCCGCCTGAGCGCGGACCCATTTCCCGGCAACTAA
- a CDS encoding AraC family transcriptional regulator, which translates to MAIDTGFIGKVDSPRFCERLFAVLPDVMFCLKDTDRCYRALNQGFADRTGIKDARRLIGRRAEDFFPRALAEVYREQDEEVLEGGREIVDQLELSLNRDGSQGWYLATKVPLHDRDGKIIGLASVSRDLRAPREGDAELAGIAKVVEHVRDHLDDPLRAAELAAIAKLTPTQLERRMRRVFQLSTTQFVRKARIGHAAKLLAETPMAIADVALECGYGDQTALTRQFRSMVGMPPAAYRDHMKKRGMA; encoded by the coding sequence ATGGCGATCGACACAGGCTTCATCGGGAAAGTGGACTCACCGCGTTTTTGCGAGCGGTTGTTTGCCGTCCTGCCCGACGTGATGTTTTGCCTGAAGGACACCGACCGCTGCTACCGGGCACTCAACCAGGGATTCGCCGACCGCACCGGCATCAAGGACGCACGGCGGCTGATCGGGCGGCGTGCCGAGGACTTCTTCCCTCGTGCGCTGGCCGAGGTCTATCGCGAGCAGGACGAGGAGGTGCTGGAAGGTGGACGCGAAATCGTTGACCAACTGGAGCTTTCCCTGAACCGCGACGGCAGCCAGGGTTGGTATCTCGCGACCAAGGTGCCGCTGCACGACCGCGATGGAAAGATCATCGGCCTGGCCTCCGTTTCCCGCGACCTGCGGGCTCCCCGCGAGGGTGACGCCGAGCTGGCGGGCATCGCCAAGGTAGTCGAGCACGTGCGCGACCATCTGGACGACCCGCTCCGGGCTGCGGAGCTTGCGGCGATCGCGAAGCTCACGCCGACCCAGCTTGAGAGGCGGATGCGCCGCGTCTTCCAACTCAGCACCACGCAGTTCGTGAGAAAGGCCCGCATCGGCCACGCGGCCAAGCTGCTGGCGGAAACGCCGATGGCCATCGCCGACGTCGCACTGGAGTGCGGCTATGGCGACCAGACCGCGCTCACCCGGCAATTCCGCAGCATGGTGGGCATGCCCCCGGCGGCCTACCGGGATCACATGAAAAAGCGCGGCATGGCATGA